A region from the Pungitius pungitius chromosome 16, fPunPun2.1, whole genome shotgun sequence genome encodes:
- the nsd1b gene encoding histone-lysine N-methyltransferase, H3 lysine-36 specific translates to MSGPYRGPGRDTHQSGCPLTPGRDLSAHSGAPRHHDHRVGLTMSAASSSLKHASVYGFTQRDHSSSSSSSSSSTYSPLRRLQHLTTMVSQPDLVLPAREPERSWEWGGDRKDRGKGMERDSWGDCTGGDYSAAQNPSREEGFGGFSAGQKRPAVQARSRDAPAGNRGDPVESKAEVCFSGPPSPAFSLDSNSPFANGFLHFESSLFEEDGDDGEEEEEEAAAQGPGSPLGGEALQDQPENAGIAPQSAPGHLNPPQSKDAAAAAASSAKVVTRSQSSGQRRRYWDGSDDEWESGTELLLLGDFPLMHSLNGPKKKSLPPLKFLEGEVIWAKFNRRPWWPCEVTVDPTQGIYHKVKEPSDRPRRLYHVRTFGEPVELTWVEDKATHGFHGGFEFEQLPLLRRRGKQREQNYKYTIAKRFQDSWKSSVAEAEFVLQQRPKIASFIPSSIEDAFQDSSTPKRKKKAHPTFPPSTLPTLPETLHITNGSISSPVTTSAKTSTLRKSTGKKQPSKSSKDTSKPAKNMLHDTTEQSDRGNEECPYSDLDSVPKILCPNALERQSKLAPAQPLVKEVKKPPEIQSGLWFSKLGKDRRPKTSSPVSNRTLFSKVPCKKKNLCALSKKSTVPGASSSGGGSGEPSSGGGSGEPSGWSDKHKTLVPAEINQSPERTGQLRCKDPPVVDEPVCTTGSPADQSEMPDEQRPLFSSDTGATSEKRQYSKGGLTSDIVAGSKLNQLGLSSVKRALEPSPVSFINQTKLSVKTVGQTTLFDSVANKEVHLTDRIPDKAGKKETNKNAGATLNVDTTDPLARKEKPTSQVSKCRLPFVKLTPKDIKNKKSLDSSVTADPNDRPRCKKNGKTPDSVVTKLTSKPSDWVDGKAGLSADQGLGSEPVKVAVKKLKASGGTGILRLSSDSCPGRTMVASDVARVSDELGGPETVNVTNSSSDQSVQPQCKRPPASTGASVPCEQLGGSKQNITSAGTLDKSPTSQMHGDLVCRKASASGGKLKKVVRKSKQVLEEVVLQEQPAHLPASNRLMTRALKAMQAADQKKRENARKVAQQKKLLNPHGKDEEVRSSARNSKQDICTEAKSLKSRSKNSECDQDTLSSCSSHRSTFSDPADFDVGVKIEDEDLSVSSTPPMDFIPLTSRVKAKKEDHPTGIPSSSSPPSPFSFMNALKNVEEVSFQSVTSDGHGKPISFKTDTNYKFSTFLMMLKDLHDTREREGTPLELDIGPPSAHVKEEPLVMPGEASPSGHDRQTEDVCKNLYLSSDQIEIKHSEETTSPMPKRPYKRRSSSTGVKKKSNHKVPCRPARSGPGFPGVDSVPTADLPSGADCSPGVQSLSGAQASSWERQAVGGEGVVGGEMEEDRWGRVNEDLQDIVPLEQRGCDSALRLEQPNGLAADGTETTTSSMRNTGEGEKAPKAHKRIRKPSKRLIEWTEEYDQIFSTRKKTKKPPELIGKDAQPAVATSEPPGSDSGAQDRPPTVNLLPEIQTPPPKETATTAPSELEIPSAENASPQDAPVLSVDTLTPPPESDLSLSEGVVKDSVNAPVLEKKRKRKPTQKILEYSLEAEASTGPKKKVKTLKNNSNPQSDSGRPSLTPKPKPLAASGSTATPAAPSACTPPGPRPRSPAPSSPAPAPPKPADGETASSEDVAAPQAEDRRDAAESEGDVSGLDQSFSSTKDYLSLCDDPLLPSRKIIGDRGGPASMKENICQVCEKTGELLLCEGQCCGAFHLHCISLAEAPKGKFVCPECKSGVHTCFVCKKRGEDVRRCMIPVCGKFYHGECIAGFAPTAPVNRGFRCSIHVCLTCFISNPSSPSVSKGRLVRCVRCPVAYHATDLCMAAGCAVLSNNSVICPNHFAPRRGVKNHEHVNVSWCFVCTEGGSLLCCESCPAAFHRECLNIEMPKGSWYCNDCKAGKKPRFKDILWVKVGRYRWWPAEVSHPKTIPENIQRMKHDVGEFPVHFFGSNDYLWTYQARVFPYMDVDANSKEKMGKGVDATYKKALEEAAVRFRELQAEKELRQLQEDRKNDRKPPPYKHIKVNRPIGKVQIFTADLSEIPRCNCKATDESPCGMDSECINRMLLYECHPQVCPAGERCLNQAFSKRQYSQVEIFRTLSRGWGLRCVHDIKKGQFVSEYVGEVIDEEECRSRIRHAQEHDICNFYMLTLDKDRIIDAGPKGNEARFMNHCCQPNCETQKWTVSGDTRVGLFALVDVAAGTELTFNYNLECLGNGKTVCKCGAPNCSGFLGVRPKNNPPPDDKGRKMKRRGHGKRKNKAVVTKEREDECFSCGDGGQMVSCKRPGCPKVYHADCLNLTKRPAGRWECPWHQCDVCGEEAASFCEMCPSSYCNQHREGLLFISKLDGKLCCSEHDPCGPDPLEPGEIREYAPGPGALTSGLGMAVIPTAAFTAAAAGREVREVGGRPSGSLPQFSLPVPITIPVATPASSPPPCGSDPPSSPPVYDLPHYSPISSYEEERDVLEEEEEEEEELLEEVEEEEENELGRQTSVSQEEDGEAVMEYLEIKQDDEEEEDDEEDDEEEEDEEEDNEKQEDEEDDDDDDDDDDDDEDEEEEEE, encoded by the exons ATGAGTGGGCCTTACCGAGGCCCGGGCAGGGACACTCATCAGTCCGGCTGCCCTTTGACCCCCGGCCGTGACCTCTCCGCCCACTCCGGAGCCCCCAGACACCATGACCACAGGGTCGGGCTAACCATGTCTGCCGCGTCCTCCTCCCTCAAGCACGCGTCCGTCTATGGGTTCACTCAGAGAGACcactcgtcgtcctcctcctcctcctcctcctccacctacaGTCCTCTCAGGAGGCTGCAACATCTCACCACCATGGTGAGCCAGCCGGACCTGGTCCTGCCGGCgagggagccagagaggagctgggagtgggggggggacaggaaggACCGGGGGAAGGGGATGGAGAGAGACTCCTGGGGGGACTGCACCGGCGGTGATTATTCCGCCGCCCAGAACCCGAGCCGGGAGGAGGGCTTCGGTGGCTTCTCCGCCGGACAAAAGCGGCCCGCGGTCCAGGCCCGAAGTAGAGACGCGCCGGCGGGCAATCGCGGCGACCCCGTCGAGTCCAAGGCGGAGGTTTGTTTCTCGGGCCCGCCCAGCCCGGCCTTCTCGCTCGACAGCAACAGCCCCTTCGCCAACGGCTTCCTGCACTTTGAATCCTCTCTGTTCGAGGAGGACGGCGacgatggggaggaggaggaggaggaggcggcggcgcagGGGCCCGGGTCGCCCCTGGGGGGGGAAGCGTTGCAGGACCAACCCGAGAACGCGGGGATTGCTCCCCAGTCCGCTCCGGGACACCTCAACCCGCCGCAGTCCaaggacgccgccgccgccgccgcctcgtcTGCCAAGGTGGTCACCCGCTCGCAGTCCTCGGGTCAGCGCAGGAGATACTGGGATGGCTCGGATGACGAGTGGGAGAGCGGCACCGAGCTGTTGCTGCTCGGGGATTTTCCCTTGATGCATTCATTG AACGGCCCCAAGAAAAAGTCTTTGCCGCCTTTGAAGTTTTTAGAGGGTGAAGTTATTTGGGCAAAGTTCAACCGAAGACCATGGTGGCCGTGTGAGGTGACCGTTGACCCGACGCAGGGAATCTACCACAAAGTGAAAG AGCCGAGTGACCGTCCCCGTCGGCTCTACCATGTCAGGACCTTCGGGGAGCCCGTGGAGCTCACCTGGGTGGAGGACAAAGCCACTCACGGTTTCCACGGAGGCTTCGAATTTGAACAGCTCCCCTTACTTCGCCGAAGGGGGAAGCAAAGGGAGCAGAACTACAAATACACT ATTGCAAAGCGATTTCAGGACTCTTGGAAATCCAGTGTGGCAGAGGCTGAATTTGTTCTCCAACAGAGACCTAAAATAGCTTCTTTCATTCCTTCGTCTATCGAAGATGCCTTCCAGGACAGTTCCAcaccaaaaagaaagaagaaagccCATCCAACCTTTCCTCCTTCCACTTTACCCACCCTTCCTGAGACATTGCACATTACCAATGGATCCATTTCATCCCCAGTTACAACTTCAGCAAAGACAAGCACTTTAAGGAAATCTACTGGAAAGAAGCAACCAAGTAAATCGTCAAAGGACACGAGTAAACCTGCTAAAAATATGTTGCACGATACCACTGAGCAATCAGATAGAGGCAATGAGGAGTGCCCCTATTCCGACCTCGACTCAGTCCCCAAGATCTTATGTCCAAACGCACTTGAACGCCAGTCAAAGTTAGCTCCTGCTCAGCCACTTGTCAAAGAGGTGAAGAAGCCGCCAGAGATTCAAAGTGGTCTTTGGTTCAGTAAATTGGGCAAAGACAGACGACCCAAAACATCCAGCCCGGTGTCCAACCGCACTCTCTTTAGTAAGGTGCCCTGTAAGAAAAAGAACTTGTGTGCTTTGAGTAAAAAGTCAACGGTTCCTGGTGCGTCGTCCTCGGGCGGTGGTTCCGGTGAGCCGTCCTCGGGCGGTGGTTCCGGTGAGCCGTCAGGGTGGTCGGACAAGCATAAGACCCTGGTACCTGCTGAAATAAATCAGTCACCTGAACGGACGGGACAGTTGAGGTGTAAAGACCCCCCGGTTGTTGATGAGCCAGTTTGTACCACCGGTAGTCCCGCTGACCAGTCCGAAATGCCAGACGAGCAGAGGCCGCTTTTTTCTTCTGACACTGGTGCGACCTCTGAAAAGCGCCAATATTCAAAGGGAGGGCTGACAAGTGATATTGTTGCTGGCTCAAAGTTGAACCAATTGGGTCTCTCAAGTGTGAAAAGGGCCTTAGAGCCCAGCCCAGTAAGTTTCATAAATCAAACCAAGTTGAGTGTAAAGACAGTCGGTCAAACTACACTTTTTGACTCCGTGGCTAATAAAGAAGTCCATCTTACTGACAGGATTCCTGACAAAGcagggaaaaaagaaaccaacaaGAATGCAGGAGCCACTTTGAACGTTGATACCACTGACCCATTAGCACGTAAGGAAAAACCAACGAGTCAGGTTTCTAAGTGTAGGCTGCCCTTTGTCAAATTGACACCCAAGGACATAAAGAATAAGAAGTCCCTGGACTCCAGTGTAACCGCTGATCCCAATGACCGTCCTAGATGTAAAAAGAATGGGAAAACCCCAGATTCCGTTGTTACTAAACTGACGTCTAAACCGTCGGATTGGGTTGACGGCAAGGCAGGTCTCTCCGCGGATCAGGGCCTGGGTTCAGAACCCGTGAAGGTCGCAGTGAAGAAGTTAAAAGCAAGCGGCGGGACCGGTATTCTTCGCCTATCGTCCGACTCGTGTCCAGGTAGAACTATGGTCGCCTCTGACGTGGCACGTGTGTCTGATGAATTAGGTGGCCCGGAAACTGTAAATGTGACCAACTCATCCTCTGACCAATCGGTACAGCCACAATGTAAGAGGCCTCCCGCATCCACAGGAGCCAGCGTGCCCTGTGAACAGTTGGGCGGTTCCAAGCAGAACATTACATCTGCTGgtactttggataaaagtccAACTTCTCAGATGCACGGCGATCTAGTGTGCAGGAAAGCTTCTGCCTCTGGAGGCAAACTCAAGAAAGTTGTCCGCAAATCAAAGCAGGTTCTTGAAGAAGTTGTTCTTCAGGAGCAGCCCGCTCACCTCCCGGCCAGTAACCGTTTGATGACCAGAGCCCTGAAGGCCATGCAGGCGGCGGATCAGAAGAAGCGGGAAAATGCCCGAAAGGTGGCTCAGCAGAAAAAACTCTTGAATCCACACGGAAAGGACGAGGAGGTGCGTAGTTCTGCCCGTaattcaaaacaggacatttgCACCGAGGCGAAATCTCTTAAATCTCGCAGTAAAAATAGCGAGTGTGATCAGGACACTCTTTCGAGCTGTAGCAGCCACCGTTCGACGTTTTCTGACCCGGCTGACTTTGATGTTGGCGTAAAGATTGAAGATGAAGATCTCTCGGTCTCCTCAACTCCACCAATGGACTTCATACCCCTGACTTCTAGGGTAAAGGCAAAGAAGGAAGATCATCCCACTGGCAtaccctcctcgtcctcgcctCCCTCGCCATTTTCTTTTATGAATGCCTTGAAAAACGTGGAAGAGGTATCCTTCCAGTCGGTGACAAGTGATGGCCACGGAAAACCCATCTCTTTCAAAACCGACACAAACTACAAGTTCAGCACTTTTCTCATGATGTTGAAGGACTTGCATGACACGAGGGAGCGAGAGGGGACGCCCCTAGAACTGGACATTGGGCCACCGAGCGCACATGTTAAGGAGGAACCCTTAGTGATGCCCGGAGAGGCGTCACCCTCGGGCCATGATCGGCAAACTGAAGATGTTTGTAAAAATCTGTATTTAAGTTCAGACCAAATTGAAATCAAACACAGTGAGGAGACCACAAGTCCGATGCCCAAAAGGCCCTACAAGAGAAGGAGCAGCTCCACCGGGGTTAAAAAGAAGTCCAACCACAAAGTGCCTTGTCGCCCCGCCAGGTCTGGACCTGGTTTCCCTGGAGTCGATTCCGTGCCGACCGCGGACCTTCCGTCGGGAGCGGACTGCTCGCCGGGAGTCCAGTCCCTGTCGGGCGCGCAGGCCAGCAGCTGGGAGAGGCAAGCCGTTGGTGGTGAAGGAGTAGTCGGcggggagatggaggaggatagGTGGGGCAGAGTAAATGAGGATCTTCAGGACATTGTGCCTTTGGAGCAGAGGGGGTGCGACTCTGCACTGCGTCTGGAACAGCCAAACGGCCTCGCTGCGGACGGCACTGAGACCACCACTAGCTCGATGCGTAACACTGGAGAAGGCGAAAAGGCTCCGAAAG cacataAACGAATCAGAAAACCAAGCAAGAGGCTGATTGAATGGACCGAAGAGTACGATCAGATCTTCTCCACCAGGAAGAAAACCAAAAAGCCTCCCGAGTTGATTGGAAAG GACGCTCAGCCCGCCGTGGCCACGTCCGAACCCCCGGGATCGGACAGCGGCGCCCAGGACCGGCCGCCAACCGTCAACCTGCTCCCCGAAatacagactccgcctcccaaGGAAACGGCCACGACGGCGCCCTCTGAACTGGAGATTCCCAGCGCCGAAAACGCATCCCCACAAGATGCGCCGGTGCTTTCCGTGGACACGCTGACGCCTCCTCCCGAATCTGACCTCTCGCTGTCCGAAGGCGTCGTCAAAGACAGCG TCAATGCTCCCGTATTGGAGAAGAAGCGAAAGAGGAAACccacccagaagatcctggagTACTCTTTGGAGGCAGAGGCCTCAACGGGCCCCAAGAAGAAG GTGAAAACACTGAAGAACAACTCAAATCCTCAATCAG ATTCTGGACGGCCATCTTTGACGCCGAAGCCTAAGCCTCTTGCAGCCTCCGGTTCCACAGCGACCCCCGCGGCGCCGTCCGCCTGTACGCCCCCGGGCCCCCGCCCTAGATctcctgccccctcctccccggcgCCGGCCCCGCCCAAACCCGCCGACGGGGAGACGGCATCATCGGAAGACGTCGCTGCTCCTCAAGCGGAAGACAGAAGGGACGCGGCGGAGTCGGAG GGGGACGTGTCCGGCTTGGATCAAAGCTTCTCCTCAACGAAGGACTACTTGTCGCTGTGCGACGACCCACTTTTACCCTCCAGGAAGATCATCGGCGACCGAGGAGGCCCCGCCTCCATGAAGGAGAACATCTGTCAG GTGTGTGAGAAGACGGGGGAGCTGCTCCTCTGCGAGGGCCAGTGCTGCGGAGCCTTccacctgcactgcatctcGCTGGCCGAGGCCCCGAAAGGGAAGTTCGTTTGCCCCGAGTGCAAATCAG GCGTCCACACTTGCTTCGTGTGCAAAAAGCGCGGCGAGGACGTGCGGCGCTGCATGATTCCCGTGTGCGGGAAGTTCTACCACGGCGAGTGCATCGCCGGCTTCGCCCCGACGGCGCCGGTGAACCGGGGCTTCCGCTGCTCCATCCACGTCTGCCTCACCTGCTTCATCAGCAACCCCAGCAGCCCGTCCGTCTCTAAAG gtcgCCTGGTGCGGTGTGTGCGCTGCCCGGTCGCCTATCACGCGACGGACCTCTGCATGGCGGCGGGCTGCGCCGTGCTGTCCAACAACAGCGTCATCTGCCCCAACCACTTCGCCCCGCGCCGCGGCGTCAAGAACCACGAACACGTCAACGTCAGCTGGTGCTTCGTCTGCACCGAAG GGGGCAGCCTGCTGTGCTGCGAGTCCTGTCCGGCCGCGTTCCACCGCGAGTGCCTCAACATCGAGATGCCCAAAGGCAGCTGGTACTGCAACGACTGCAAGGCCGGGAAGAAGCCCCGCTTCAAGGACATCCTCTGGGTGAAGGTGGGCCGCTACAG GTGGTGGCCAGCCGAGGTCAGCCATCCCAAAACCATCCCGGAGAACATCCAGCGGATGAAGCACGACGTCGGGGAGTTTCCCGTTCACTTCTTCGGCTCCAACGATTACCTGTGGACGTACCAGGCCAGGGTCTTCCCTTACATGGACGTGGACGCCAACAGCAAGGAGAAGATGGGGAAGGGCGTCGACGCCACCTACAAGAAAG ctTTGGAGGAGGCGGCGGTTCGGTTTCGGGAGCTGCAGGCCGAGAAGGAGCTTCGGCAGCTTCAGGAGGACAGGAAGAACGACAGGAAGCCTCCGCCGTACAAGCACATTAAG GTGAATCGACCAATCGGGAAGGTGCAGATCTTCACGGCCGACCTGTCGGAGATCCCGCGGTGCAACTGCAAGGCGACGGACGAGAGTCCGTGTGGGATGGACTCCGAGTGCATCAACCGCATGCTGCTGTACGAATGCCACCCGCAG GTTTGCCCGGCGGGCGAGCGCTGCCTCAACCAGGCGTTCAGCAAGCGTCAGTACAGCCAGGTGGAGATCTTCAGGACGCTGTCTCGAGGCTGGGGGCTCCGCTGCGTCCACGACATCAAGAAG GGTCAGTTCGTGAGCGAGTACGTCGGCGAGGTGATTGACGAGGAGGAGTGCAGGTCCAGGATCAGACACGCCCAGGAGCACGACATCTGTAACTTCTACATGCTGACTCTGGACAAG GACCGGATCATCGACGCCGGGCCCAAGGGCAACGAGGCCCGCTTCATGAACCACTGCTGTCAGCCCAACTGCGAGACGCAGAAGTGGACGGTGAGCGGAGACACCCGGGTGGGACTGTTCGCCCTGGTCGACGTCGCCGCGG GCACGGAGCTCACGTTCAACTACAACCTGGAGTGCCTGGGCAACGGGAAGACGGTGTGTAAGTGCGGGGCGCCCAACTGCAGTGGCTTCCTCGGGGTCCGGCCGAAG AACAACCCTCCGCCCGACGACAAGGGCCgcaagatgaagaggaggggccACGGCAAGAGGAAGAACAAGGCGGTGGTGACCAAAGAGCGAGAGGACGAGTGCTTCAGCTGCGGAGACGGGGGACAGATGGTGTCCTGTAAGAGACCCGGCTGTCCCAAAGTCTACCACGCCGACTGCCTCAACCTCACCAAGAGGCCCGCGG GTCGCTGGGAATGTCCGTGGCACCAGTGCGACGTCTGCGGCGAGGAGGCGGCGTCCTTCTGCGAGATGTGCCCCAGCTCCTACTGCAACCAGCACCGCGAGGGCCTGCTCTTCATCTCCAAGCTGGACGGCAAGCTGTGCTGCAGCGAGCACGACCCGTGCGGGCCCGACCCGCTGGAGCCCGGGGAGATCCGGGAGTACGCGCCGGGCCCCGGAGCGCTGACCTCGGGGCTGGGCATGGCCGTCATCCCCACCGCCGCTTttaccgccgccgccgccggcagGGAGGTCCGCGAGGTCGGCGGGCGCCCCTCCGGGTCGCTTCCTCAGTTTTCCCTCCCGGTGCCCATCACCATTCCCGTCGCCACGCCGGCTTCCTCGCCCCCCCCGTGCGGCTCGGACcctcccagcagcccccccgtgTACGACCTCCCGCACTACTCGCCCATCTCCTCgtatgaggaggagagggatgtcttggaggaagaggaggaggaggaggaggagctgctggaggaagtggaggaggaggaggagaacgagcTGGGGAGGCAGACATCAGTTTCTCaagaagaggatggagaggcGGTGATGGAATATCTCGAGATCAAAcaggacgatgaggaggaggaggatgatgaggaggacgatgaggaggaggaagacgaggaggaagacaaCGAGAaacaggaggacgaggaagatgacgacgacgacgacgatgacgatgatgatgatgaagacgaggaggaggaggaggagtga